A genomic stretch from Odocoileus virginianus isolate 20LAN1187 ecotype Illinois chromosome 25, Ovbor_1.2, whole genome shotgun sequence includes:
- the LOC139031060 gene encoding uncharacterized protein — translation MWREEIGTGSAGRGGAREAESPWLVDAAARSARPARTGVQRDGGKTCGRNFLPRQRKAGEKEAGRDLKRLSNLKSTPKTPLLEMRMACRYKFIVPPPRIFTALALLSALAAADWG, via the exons ATGTGGAGGGAGGAGATTGGTACCGGGAGCGCGGGGCGAGGGGGTGCACGGGAAGCCGAAAGCCCGTGGCTGGTGGATGCTGCTGCAAGGTCTGCGAGGCCGGCGCGCACCGGCGTGCAAAGAGACGGGGGGAAAACTTGCGGCAGGAACTTCCTACCGAGGCAAAGAAAAGCAGGcgagaaggaggcagggagagactTAAAACGTCTCAGTAACTTGAAAAGCACACCCAAAACACCCCTTCTGGAGATGAG GATGGCATGCCGCTATAAATTCATTGTTCCACCTCCTCGCATCTTCACAGCGCTCGCGCTGCTCTCGGCGCTCGCAGCGGCAGACTGGGGATGA